From Chloroflexota bacterium, the proteins below share one genomic window:
- a CDS encoding alpha-L-fucosidase, translating into MLKPEPTQGDTSWFIQDRFGMFIHWGAYAAAARHEWVRNREEMDDAAYQKYLDHFDPDLYDPKEWAQRAKDAGMKYAVITTKHHEGFCLWDSKLTDYKATNTPARRDLLRPWVEAFRAAGLKLGFYYSLIDWHHPEFTIDVFHPLRNHPAALEMNKTRDMRKYAEYLHAQTRELLTEFGKIDVMWFDFSYPGREYRGMPGKGHDDWQSDKLLKMVRELQPHIIVDNRLDLPPEQADIYTPEQVQPRGWVHVNGKPVVWETCQTFSGSWGYYRDEYTWKSPEQLIQMLVNSVSRGGNLLMNVGPTARGAFDDRAIKALDVYRAWMKLNARSIYGCTMSEFTAPPDCRLTQNGKRLYIHVFAWPFKHIHLEGLAGKVEYAQLLHDASQVPFAKFNHPQLAGVTEDMVSLELPVRKPDVVVPVIELFLK; encoded by the coding sequence ATGTTGAAACCAGAACCGACCCAGGGTGACACATCCTGGTTCATCCAGGATCGCTTTGGCATGTTCATCCACTGGGGCGCGTACGCGGCGGCGGCGCGGCACGAGTGGGTGCGTAATCGCGAAGAGATGGACGACGCCGCGTATCAAAAATATCTGGATCACTTTGATCCCGACCTGTACGATCCCAAGGAATGGGCGCAACGCGCCAAGGACGCCGGGATGAAGTACGCCGTCATCACGACCAAGCATCACGAAGGTTTTTGTTTGTGGGATTCCAAGCTCACGGATTACAAAGCCACGAACACGCCGGCGCGCCGCGACCTGCTCCGTCCCTGGGTCGAGGCGTTCCGCGCCGCCGGGTTGAAGCTCGGATTCTACTATTCGCTGATTGACTGGCATCATCCCGAGTTTACGATTGACGTGTTTCATCCCTTGCGCAATCATCCCGCCGCGTTGGAAATGAACAAAACGCGCGACATGCGGAAGTACGCCGAGTACTTGCACGCGCAGACGCGCGAACTGCTCACCGAGTTTGGCAAAATTGACGTGATGTGGTTCGACTTTTCGTATCCTGGGCGCGAGTACCGCGGAATGCCCGGCAAGGGTCACGACGATTGGCAGAGCGACAAGTTGCTCAAGATGGTGCGCGAGTTGCAACCACACATCATCGTGGACAACCGGCTCGATCTGCCGCCGGAGCAAGCCGACATCTACACACCGGAGCAAGTGCAACCGCGCGGCTGGGTGCACGTGAACGGCAAGCCGGTCGTGTGGGAAACGTGCCAAACATTCAGCGGTTCGTGGGGATATTATCGCGACGAATACACCTGGAAAAGTCCGGAGCAACTGATTCAAATGCTCGTCAACTCGGTGTCGCGCGGCGGCAATCTGTTGATGAACGTCGGACCGACCGCGCGCGGCGCGTTCGACGATCGCGCGATCAAGGCGCTGGACGTGTATCGCGCTTGGATGAAACTCAACGCGCGTTCGATCTATGGCTGCACGATGAGCGAGTTCACCGCGCCGCCAGATTGCCGACTCACGCAAAACGGCAAGCGACTCTACATTCACGTCTTTGCTTGGCCCTTCAAACACATTCACCTGGAAGGACTGGCAGGCAAAGTGGAGTACGCCCAGTTATTGCACGATGCGAGTCAAGTGCCTTTCGCCAAGTTCAATCACCCGCAACTTGCCGGCGTCACCGAGGACATGGTGAGTCTGGAATTGCCGGTTCGTAAGCCGGATGTCGTCGTGCCGGTCATCGAGTTATTCCTCAAGTAA
- a CDS encoding sugar ABC transporter permease yields the protein MATAEQIAAHPVIAASRPRLWQHISRDFARNRYIYLMLAPVVLYYLIFHYGPMYGALMAFQDFNITKGIWGSPWIGFENFTAFFSGAYFARLIRNTLAINVLDLLFHFPAPIILALLLNEITTPWFKRTVQTITYLPHFISIVVVVGMMVDFFARDGLVNNLLGTFGFPATPFMQRADWFWMLYVGSAIWQTIGWGSIIYLAAITNIDPTLYEAATVDGANRWQQIRHITIPGILPTIIILLVIRIGHMMSVGYEKTLLMYNPLTYETGDVISTYVYRKGVLQADYGFSAAVGLFNSVINFGLLLFADRFSKRMNQTGLF from the coding sequence ATGGCAACAGCCGAACAAATCGCGGCGCACCCCGTCATCGCAGCGTCCCGACCCAGATTGTGGCAACATATTAGCCGGGATTTCGCGCGCAACCGATACATCTATTTGATGCTCGCGCCGGTCGTGTTGTACTATCTCATCTTTCACTATGGTCCGATGTACGGCGCGCTAATGGCGTTCCAAGATTTCAACATTACCAAAGGCATCTGGGGCAGTCCGTGGATCGGATTTGAAAACTTTACTGCGTTCTTCAGCGGCGCGTACTTTGCGCGTCTGATCCGCAACACGCTGGCGATCAACGTCCTCGATTTGCTGTTCCACTTTCCTGCCCCCATCATTCTGGCGCTGTTGCTCAATGAGATCACGACGCCGTGGTTCAAACGCACGGTGCAGACCATCACCTATCTGCCGCATTTTATCTCGATCGTCGTCGTCGTCGGAATGATGGTGGATTTCTTCGCGCGCGATGGACTCGTCAACAACTTGCTGGGTACCTTCGGTTTCCCCGCCACGCCGTTCATGCAGCGCGCCGATTGGTTCTGGATGCTCTACGTTGGCTCGGCGATCTGGCAGACGATTGGCTGGGGCTCGATCATTTATCTCGCCGCGATCACGAACATTGACCCGACGCTGTACGAAGCCGCAACCGTGGATGGCGCGAATCGCTGGCAACAGATTCGGCACATCACGATCCCAGGTATTCTGCCGACGATCATCATTTTGCTCGTCATTCGCATCGGTCACATGATGAGCGTGGGGTACGAAAAAACGCTCCTGATGTACAACCCGTTGACGTACGAGACCGGCGACGTGATTTCGACGTACGTCTATCGCAAAGGCGTGCTCCAAGCGGACTATGGTTTCAGCGCCGCCGTTGGGCTGTTCAACTCGGTCATCAATTTTGGCTTGCTGCTTTTCGCGGATCGCTTTAGCAAGCGGATGAACCAGACGGGCTTGTTTTGA
- a CDS encoding glycoside hydrolase family 88 protein, whose amino-acid sequence MDWTHEALQYSIVVTRQNLARVTDFPELTNDGVWESTRVKPGGWVGGHWAGLLWLAFAHTGDAALERAARAWTAQLAPRQNDTSTHDLGFLFELSHLLGATLTGDATLKAPALNAARSLIRRYNAQGKFIRAWGALESDDRRGRAIIDTLMNLDLLYWASVETGDPRFAEIATAHARTALEYNTRSDWSTSHVMDFDPDTGAFIMQDTHQGLSASSCWSRGQAWAVYGFAECYRNTGDATFLVASRNLAEYCLRRLPPDHVPYWDYDSPLIPNDVRDSSAASTLASGMMLLATLESDATKAEHWRNAAITILESLWRDYSSRGTREPSILIHGTRSKPHGMMEHGLIYGDYYFVEALTRLIAPDKAVV is encoded by the coding sequence GTGGATTGGACACACGAAGCATTGCAGTACAGCATTGTCGTAACGCGCCAGAACCTCGCACGCGTCACCGATTTTCCGGAATTGACGAACGACGGCGTGTGGGAATCTACGCGGGTCAAACCGGGCGGCTGGGTCGGCGGGCATTGGGCTGGCTTGCTCTGGCTCGCGTTCGCGCACACCGGCGACGCGGCGCTCGAACGCGCGGCGCGCGCATGGACCGCGCAACTTGCGCCGCGCCAAAACGACACGAGCACGCACGACCTGGGTTTCCTGTTCGAGCTATCGCACCTCCTCGGCGCAACACTCACCGGCGATGCGACGCTCAAAGCGCCCGCGCTCAACGCCGCGCGCTCGCTCATTCGGCGCTACAACGCACAAGGTAAATTCATCCGCGCGTGGGGCGCGCTCGAATCGGATGATCGGCGCGGGCGCGCGATCATTGACACGCTGATGAATCTCGATCTGTTGTACTGGGCGAGCGTTGAGACCGGCGATCCCAGGTTCGCGGAGATCGCCACCGCGCATGCGCGCACCGCGCTTGAGTACAACACGCGTTCGGACTGGTCAACGTCGCATGTGATGGATTTCGATCCGGACACCGGCGCGTTCATCATGCAAGATACTCACCAGGGCTTGAGCGCATCGTCGTGTTGGTCGCGCGGGCAAGCATGGGCGGTCTACGGTTTCGCCGAATGTTATCGCAATACCGGCGACGCGACATTTCTTGTTGCGTCGCGCAACCTTGCCGAGTATTGCCTGCGCCGTTTGCCGCCCGATCACGTCCCGTACTGGGATTACGATTCGCCGTTGATTCCAAATGACGTGCGCGATAGTTCTGCTGCGTCCACGCTCGCCTCGGGCATGATGCTTCTCGCGACGCTTGAATCGGACGCGACCAAAGCGGAACACTGGCGCAACGCGGCAATCACGATTCTCGAATCGCTGTGGCGCGATTATTCGAGTCGCGGCACACGCGAGCCATCCATCTTGATTCACGGAACGCGCAGTAAGCCGCACGGCATGATGGAGCACGGTTTGATTTACGGCGATTATTATTTTGTCGAGGCGTTGACGCGCTTGATCGCGCCGGATAAAGCGGTCGTGTAA
- a CDS encoding class II aldolase/adducin family protein: MSTDLPYPEFDELLTAIGDAGERLSEIEASEGAAGNISVYIGWQIEVRRKFPIEDVVELPEASPELADGIFLVTGSGRRLREIKADPAANLGCVAVNADGKTARLYTSPRRLFTRLTSEFNSHLAVHRDQVVNSRTNFHAIIHAQPLHLTYLSHIPAYRDETYLNRHLLRWQPETIVNLPEGLGVVPFRVPGSPELMAATVAALRTHRVVVWAKHGTMARSDASVKRACDRIEYAETGARYEYLNLVNHEQAEGLAADEVRAICQSLGIQQNVF, translated from the coding sequence ATGTCCACTGATTTACCCTATCCAGAGTTTGACGAACTCTTGACCGCAATCGGCGATGCCGGCGAACGCTTGTCCGAGATCGAAGCGAGTGAAGGCGCGGCGGGCAACATTTCCGTGTACATCGGCTGGCAGATCGAAGTGCGCCGCAAGTTTCCAATCGAAGATGTAGTCGAGTTACCGGAAGCGTCACCTGAACTAGCCGATGGTATTTTCTTGGTCACCGGTTCCGGGCGACGCCTGCGCGAAATCAAAGCAGACCCCGCCGCAAACCTGGGTTGCGTCGCGGTCAACGCCGACGGAAAAACCGCGCGGCTCTACACGTCGCCGCGGCGGCTCTTTACGCGCTTGACGAGCGAGTTCAACTCGCACCTCGCCGTGCATCGCGACCAGGTGGTCAACAGTCGCACGAACTTTCACGCGATCATCCACGCGCAACCGTTGCATCTCACCTACCTCAGCCACATCCCCGCGTATCGCGATGAAACGTATTTGAATCGTCACCTGTTGCGCTGGCAGCCGGAAACGATCGTCAATTTGCCGGAAGGGCTGGGGGTCGTGCCATTTCGCGTCCCAGGTTCGCCGGAGTTGATGGCGGCGACGGTCGCGGCGCTCCGCACGCATCGCGTCGTCGTCTGGGCAAAGCACGGCACGATGGCGCGCTCGGACGCATCGGTCAAACGCGCGTGCGACCGCATCGAGTACGCCGAGACGGGTGCGCGCTACGAGTACCTCAACCTCGTGAATCACGAACAGGCAGAAGGGCTTGCCGCGGATGAGGTGCGCGCGATCTGCCAATCGTTAGGCATTCAACAAAATGTTTTTTGA
- a CDS encoding sugar phosphate isomerase/epimerase, producing MIVKPVLAAQLYNVREFTKTASDLAVTLKKIRAIGYTAVQISAIGPIPDAEVKSMLDDNGLTVCITHVRLPWVWQDLDTIIAQHRLWNCKHVAIGSMPPEYRANEDGFRRFSAQANAIGKKLHAAGLTFSYHNHSFEFVRFGKRTGLDLIFEETDPRYVQAELDTYWIQHGGGDPIGWIKKMNRRMPVVHLKDMVILDGKPAMAEIGEGNLNWRGILQACRESQVEWYAVEQDVCQRDPFESLKISFENLNAMGLN from the coding sequence ATGATTGTGAAACCGGTTCTCGCCGCGCAACTCTACAACGTCCGTGAATTTACCAAGACGGCAAGCGATCTCGCGGTCACGCTGAAAAAAATTCGCGCGATCGGTTACACCGCCGTTCAGATTTCAGCCATCGGTCCGATTCCCGATGCCGAGGTCAAGTCCATGCTGGACGATAATGGCTTGACGGTGTGCATCACGCATGTGCGCCTGCCCTGGGTCTGGCAAGACCTGGACACGATCATCGCGCAGCATCGCCTGTGGAATTGCAAGCACGTCGCTATCGGCAGTATGCCCCCAGAGTATCGCGCGAACGAAGACGGCTTTCGCCGATTTTCCGCGCAAGCCAACGCCATCGGTAAAAAACTCCATGCCGCTGGACTCACGTTCAGTTATCACAACCACAGTTTCGAATTCGTCCGATTTGGCAAGCGCACCGGTCTGGATTTGATCTTTGAAGAAACCGACCCGCGTTACGTGCAAGCCGAACTCGATACGTACTGGATTCAGCACGGCGGCGGCGACCCGATCGGCTGGATCAAAAAAATGAATCGGCGCATGCCGGTCGTCCATCTCAAAGATATGGTGATCCTCGACGGCAAGCCGGCAATGGCAGAAATCGGCGAAGGCAATCTCAACTGGCGCGGCATTTTGCAAGCGTGCCGTGAAAGCCAGGTCGAATGGTACGCGGTCGAGCAGGATGTATGCCAACGCGATCCATTTGAAAGTTTGAAAATCAGTTTTGAAAATCTCAACGCGATGGGACTAAACTAA
- a CDS encoding PAS domain S-box protein: MSKSSSADPHWDQLREKVIGLGERSFRKSYYPQLLQQIQALEVERRKAEANEHKFRTLFEHISDGIVLVDIETRVLILGNQAIAQMTGYSQDELQGRAISDIVPMEETPWLREEFAKQVRGEIKIVRDVPVKRRDGSVFYADVNAAPVYLDGRRLYMGVVRDVTERRASESALENAYLDTVLALSRMMDARDAYTGTHSQNLAAWARAVAERLGCSQGEIRTIHWAALLHDIGKTGVPDEILRKPESLTAEEWRIMKRHPEIGAAIVAPIKQLNGVAEIIRTHHEKFDGSGYPDGLIGETIPLGGRILSVVDCYSAMTDERIYRSARTHAEAVAELRVCSGVAFDPQIVQIFLQMLGAG, encoded by the coding sequence ATGAGCAAGTCCTCTAGCGCCGATCCGCACTGGGATCAATTGAGAGAAAAAGTGATCGGCTTGGGGGAACGATCTTTCCGCAAAAGTTATTACCCGCAACTCTTGCAACAGATCCAAGCCCTGGAAGTTGAGCGACGCAAAGCCGAGGCGAATGAGCACAAGTTCCGGACGTTATTCGAGCACATCTCGGACGGCATCGTGCTGGTGGATATTGAAACGCGCGTGTTGATTCTCGGCAACCAAGCAATCGCCCAAATGACCGGTTATTCCCAGGATGAGTTGCAAGGTCGCGCGATTTCGGACATTGTGCCGATGGAGGAGACGCCTTGGCTGCGGGAAGAATTCGCCAAGCAGGTTCGCGGAGAAATCAAGATCGTTCGCGATGTGCCCGTGAAGCGACGCGACGGGAGCGTTTTTTATGCCGATGTAAACGCCGCGCCAGTTTACTTGGATGGTCGGCGTTTGTATATGGGCGTGGTGCGCGATGTGACCGAGCGCCGCGCGTCCGAATCCGCCTTGGAAAACGCGTACCTCGATACAGTGCTCGCGCTTTCGCGGATGATGGATGCCCGGGATGCGTACACGGGAACGCACAGTCAGAATCTTGCGGCGTGGGCGCGAGCTGTCGCCGAGCGATTGGGCTGTAGCCAGGGTGAAATCCGCACCATTCATTGGGCGGCTCTGTTGCATGACATCGGCAAGACCGGGGTGCCGGATGAAATTCTACGCAAACCCGAATCGCTCACTGCCGAAGAATGGCGCATTATGAAACGCCACCCTGAAATCGGCGCGGCGATTGTCGCTCCGATCAAGCAACTCAACGGCGTAGCGGAAATCATCCGCACGCACCATGAGAAATTCGACGGCAGTGGATACCCAGATGGATTGATCGGCGAAACGATTCCTCTCGGCGGACGCATCTTATCGGTGGTGGATTGCTACAGCGCGATGACCGACGAACGCATCTATCGTAGCGCGCGCACGCACGCCGAAGCCGTGGCAGAATTGAGGGTTTGTTCCGGCGTCGCTTTTGATCCGCAGATCGTTCAGATATTCTTGCAGATGCTTGGCGCGGGTTGA
- a CDS encoding rhamnulokinase, whose translation MTRNFVAIDLGAESGRAIVGSFDGARLTLREAHRFPNRSVRVAGHLHWDVLRLNDEIQNGLARAAQQFGDIASVGVDTWGVDFALLDKTGALIGNPYHYRDQRTDGMMARAFERVPRDEIFSTTGIQFMQINTLYQLYAMRGSPALNIADTLLMIPDLINYWLTGEKVGEYTIATTTQCFDARQRAWARALLERLSLPTQIFPRVIPPATIIGRLGAPHQAGLNHTQVIAPACHDTGSAVAAIPAQDANFAYISSGTWSLMGAVVPEPLINDATRDGNFTNEGGVAGTIRLLKNIAGMWLVQECRRAWARNGEELSYDALVALAKQAQPFQAFVDADHHAFMNPDDMPRALQNFCIEAGQSAPRDQGSLVRVILESLALKYRLTLARLEKIIGHRLDVIHIVGGGSQNELLCQFTADACARPVFAGPVEATALGNLAAQLIASGDCTSWDDARAIIRATFPLKTYTPGDPAHWDEAYERFTRIADSK comes from the coding sequence ATGACTAGAAATTTTGTCGCGATTGACCTGGGGGCGGAGAGCGGGCGCGCGATCGTCGGCAGTTTCGACGGCGCGCGTTTGACGTTGCGCGAAGCGCATCGCTTCCCGAATCGTTCCGTGCGCGTCGCGGGACATTTGCACTGGGACGTGTTGCGCTTGAACGACGAAATCCAAAATGGACTCGCGCGCGCAGCGCAACAGTTCGGCGATATCGCGAGCGTCGGCGTGGACACCTGGGGCGTGGATTTCGCGCTGCTCGACAAAACCGGCGCGCTCATCGGCAATCCGTACCATTATCGCGATCAGCGCACCGATGGCATGATGGCGCGCGCGTTTGAACGCGTCCCGCGCGACGAAATTTTTAGTACGACCGGCATCCAGTTCATGCAAATCAACACGCTGTACCAACTTTACGCGATGCGCGGCTCGCCCGCGCTCAACATCGCGGACACGCTGTTGATGATCCCCGACCTGATCAACTATTGGCTCACCGGCGAAAAGGTGGGCGAGTACACCATCGCGACGACGACCCAGTGTTTCGATGCGCGCCAACGCGCGTGGGCGCGCGCGCTGTTGGAACGCCTGAGTCTGCCCACACAAATCTTTCCGCGCGTCATCCCGCCCGCGACCATCATCGGACGACTCGGCGCGCCGCATCAAGCCGGCTTGAACCACACCCAGGTCATCGCGCCCGCCTGCCACGACACCGGCTCGGCGGTTGCCGCGATTCCGGCGCAGGACGCGAACTTTGCGTACATCAGTTCGGGGACGTGGTCGTTGATGGGCGCGGTCGTCCCCGAACCGCTCATCAACGATGCGACGCGCGATGGGAATTTTACGAACGAGGGCGGTGTGGCAGGCACGATTCGTCTGCTCAAGAATATTGCCGGGATGTGGCTCGTGCAGGAATGCCGCCGCGCGTGGGCGCGCAATGGCGAAGAATTAAGTTACGATGCACTTGTCGCGCTTGCCAAGCAGGCGCAACCGTTCCAAGCGTTTGTGGACGCAGACCACCACGCGTTTATGAATCCCGACGACATGCCGCGCGCGCTCCAAAATTTTTGTATCGAGGCGGGGCAATCCGCGCCGCGCGACCAAGGCAGTCTCGTGCGCGTGATCCTGGAAAGTCTCGCGCTCAAGTATCGGCTCACGTTGGCGCGGCTCGAAAAAATAATCGGGCATCGGCTCGACGTGATTCACATCGTCGGCGGCGGTTCGCAGAATGAGTTGCTGTGCCAGTTCACGGCGGATGCGTGCGCGCGTCCCGTGTTCGCCGGTCCGGTCGAAGCGACCGCGCTCGGCAATCTCGCGGCGCAACTCATCGCGTCCGGCGATTGCACTTCCTGGGATGACGCACGCGCGATCATCCGCGCAACCTTCCCGCTGAAAACGTACACCCCAGGTGATCCCGCGCACTGGGACGAAGCGTATGAACGATTCACACGAATAGCGGACAGCAAATAG
- a CDS encoding Gfo/Idh/MocA family oxidoreductase, which translates to MSNTHSLRYAVIGAAASVFKGMHRPAQIAEGIHVIAACDINAQAGKLQADEIGCAFYADYRAMLAEHKPDVAVIVTPHPLHPSMTIDCLRAGCHVLLEKPMAVDVASADEMIATAEKEARVLAINFQHRFRPAIEHARALIAEDALGPLVRTLSVEPWYRTEHYYRTASWRAKWTTEGGGVLMNQAPHTLDLLCYLAGLPSKVWGLTRTRYHAIQVEDTAQAMFEYPNGAPGYLTVSTVEVGVKPRLQIIGEKGALELEGNRLTVYRTTPSSREHMLTSDAMFGKPETTSETFDLEPGLGHQAVYRDLEAAIREKRSPRADGRAGILSLELANAITLSSYSNAPVTLPVNRAAYSALLADLQAGRVK; encoded by the coding sequence ATGTCGAACACTCATTCACTCCGCTACGCGGTCATCGGCGCCGCCGCGTCTGTTTTCAAAGGCATGCATCGCCCCGCGCAAATCGCCGAAGGCATCCACGTTATCGCGGCGTGCGACATCAACGCTCAAGCCGGCAAACTCCAAGCCGATGAAATCGGTTGCGCGTTTTACGCGGACTATCGTGCGATGCTCGCCGAGCACAAGCCGGATGTCGCCGTGATCGTTACGCCGCATCCGTTGCATCCCAGCATGACGATTGATTGTCTGCGCGCGGGTTGTCACGTGTTGCTCGAAAAGCCGATGGCGGTAGATGTCGCGTCCGCCGATGAAATGATTGCCACCGCCGAGAAAGAAGCTCGCGTCCTGGCGATCAACTTTCAACATCGCTTTCGTCCCGCGATTGAACACGCGCGCGCGCTGATCGCGGAGGACGCGCTGGGTCCGCTCGTCCGCACACTCAGCGTCGAACCCTGGTATCGCACCGAGCATTACTATCGGACTGCCAGCTGGCGCGCGAAATGGACAACCGAAGGCGGCGGCGTGTTGATGAATCAAGCGCCGCACACACTCGACCTCCTATGTTATCTCGCCGGACTACCGAGCAAGGTCTGGGGGTTGACGCGCACGCGCTATCACGCGATTCAAGTGGAAGACACCGCGCAAGCGATGTTCGAATATCCAAACGGCGCGCCCGGTTATTTGACCGTGAGCACGGTCGAGGTCGGTGTCAAGCCGCGTTTGCAAATCATCGGCGAAAAAGGCGCGCTCGAACTCGAAGGGAATCGCTTGACGGTTTATCGCACGACGCCCTCCTCGCGCGAACACATGCTCACGAGCGACGCGATGTTTGGCAAGCCAGAGACGACGAGCGAAACGTTCGACCTGGAGCCAGGTCTGGGACACCAAGCGGTCTATCGCGATTTGGAAGCGGCGATCCGCGAAAAGCGCTCGCCGCGCGCGGATGGTCGCGCGGGAATCCTGTCGCTCGAACTCGCGAACGCGATCACCTTGTCGTCGTATTCCAACGCGCCGGTGACACTGCCCGTCAATCGCGCGGCGTACAGCGCGTTGCTCGCCGATTTGCAAGCCGGGCGGGTCAAATGA
- a CDS encoding carbohydrate ABC transporter permease produces MVGKRTLSEQMIYIIIILFMVGLMIVTLYPFLYVVFASFSDPAELMRTRGAILSPVGNVTLAAYKAVMENPMIMIGYRNTLFYVIAGTALNMLLTVLGAYALSRKNVMFKTPIMYFIVFTMFFGGGMIPRYLLVSQTLNLQDNPLALIIPGAISTLNLIILRTAFEAVPVALEEAARIDGANDFQILWRVVLPLSVPALAVITLFYAVGHWNAWFDAMLFLRTREWYPLQLILREILISNSTDSMMTGVSSGDVMPIGETIKFATIIVATVPILFIYPFLQKYFVKGVMIGAVKE; encoded by the coding sequence ATGGTTGGCAAACGAACTTTGAGCGAGCAAATGATCTACATCATCATCATCCTCTTTATGGTCGGGTTGATGATCGTGACGCTGTATCCGTTCCTGTACGTGGTTTTTGCTTCGTTCAGCGATCCAGCCGAACTGATGAGAACGCGCGGCGCGATCCTATCGCCGGTCGGCAATGTTACACTCGCGGCGTACAAAGCGGTGATGGAAAACCCGATGATCATGATCGGTTATCGCAACACGCTCTTTTATGTGATCGCGGGTACGGCGCTGAACATGCTGTTGACCGTGCTGGGCGCGTATGCCCTATCGCGCAAGAACGTGATGTTCAAGACGCCAATCATGTACTTTATCGTCTTCACCATGTTCTTTGGCGGCGGAATGATTCCGCGCTACTTGCTCGTGAGTCAAACATTGAATCTGCAAGACAATCCGCTGGCGCTCATCATTCCGGGCGCGATCAGTACGCTGAACTTGATTATCCTGCGGACGGCATTTGAAGCCGTGCCCGTCGCGTTGGAAGAAGCGGCGCGCATTGACGGCGCGAATGATTTTCAGATTTTGTGGCGAGTGGTCCTCCCGCTATCTGTGCCGGCGCTCGCGGTCATCACGCTCTTTTACGCGGTAGGGCACTGGAACGCGTGGTTCGATGCGATGTTGTTCTTGCGCACCCGTGAGTGGTATCCCTTGCAATTGATCCTGCGCGAAATCCTCATCAGCAATAGTACGGACAGCATGATGACCGGCGTCTCAAGCGGCGACGTGATGCCGATTGGCGAAACGATCAAGTTCGCGACGATCATTGTCGCCACCGTGCCCATCCTCTTTATCTATCCGTTCCTCCAAAAATATTTCGTCAAGGGTGTGATGATCGGCGCGGTCAAAGAATAA